Part of the Deinococcus cellulosilyticus NBRC 106333 = KACC 11606 genome is shown below.
CGGGTTTTTTGTGTCTGGACTTAAACACTGGAAACATTCAGGCAGTAAAATTGAATTCAGTAGAAGATCACACAGTCACAAAACGGATGTCGCCGCTCCTCCCCACTCCTGTGGACACCTGAACGAGGGAACAGCATGATGACCAGCCACCAGATGATCCTCCTCACCGACCTGCTGATGTCAGGCAAGCCCCGGACCCGGATGACCATCATTGTGGTGATCTTTCTGCTGATGCTGCTCACCACCGCACTGGTGTTCTACACCACCGGGACCCGATTTGTGTACGTGCACCTGATGTACGTGCCCGTGGTGCTCGGGGCAGTCACTTTCGGGATTCCCGGAGGGCTCCTGTTTGGGCTCGTGGCAGGCCTGTGCATCGGTCCTTTCATGCCATTGAACACCCTCACGGGCGAGATGCAGTCTGTGAGTGGATGGGGGTTCCGGACCCTGTTTTTCATGCTCACAGGCTCGGTGGTGGGCACTTTTGCAGCCCTCTTCAAACAGCGCATCCGCAGTGCCCAGGGTCTGGCCTTCAAACTGGCCGAAACCTACGAGCAGAACCTCAGAACCTTTGTGGGTCTGGTGGAAAGCAGAGACAACGAAACGGTGGGCCATTGTGAACGGGTTGCCTACAACGCCTACCAGCTTGGGCACAAAATCGGCCTGAGCAGCGAGGCACTCGATGAACTCTACTGGGCGGGCCTGATGCACGACCTGGGCAAGATCAGCGTTCCAGAAGTGATCCTGAAAAAACCGGGCAAACTCAATGACATGGAATACGCCCTGATGCGCAGGCACACCATCTATGGGCACGACATCCTGCACGCCGTTTCCCCTTTTTTCAACACCATTGCCATCGGGGTGAGGGCACACCACGAAAAATACGATGGCACAGGCTACCCCGATGGCCTCAGTGGAGAAAACATTCCTCTGTTTGGGCGGATTCTGGCAGTGGTGGATGTATTCGAGGCCCTCACCAGCCACCGCACCTACCGCACCCCCCAGAGCCGCGAAGAGGCCATGCTGTATCTGAAAGAACACAGCGGCACCCACTTCGATCCTGTTCTGGTCCCCGCGTTCATCGAACTGGTGGAAAAAGGCGAGGTGATGATGGCCGATCAGGAAACGCCCTCCAGAATCCGCAGGGGACCCAGAGGGCTGGTCAGACAGCTGGAAAAAACGGGAGTGGGCAGTTTGCCCTGAAACTCAGAACGGTTCGAGCAGGATGTCTTCGAGGTCCTGCAGCACCAGCACCCGGTAAACATTAAAACCATCAATGGTGCCGACGTACTGCAGCACGCATTCCATCTTGTTGATTTCCCGCTTGTAGGAGAACTCCAGTTGCAGGCTCTCGTCGTCCAGGGTGATGTCCTGCAACACAGGATGGACTTCTTCGGTGAGGGCATAGAACACGCCGTTCCCCACTGCAACAGCACCCCGTTCTTCCAGCTTCTCATACTGGCTGGAGTCGTAGAAGAAGAACCTCGCGCGGCCTTCCACCTGTCCTTTCGAGCTGATCAGCACGGCTTTCTCTTCACAGTTGGCCTTCACCAGGTTGAGGAATTCCTCGGGGGTGTCGGCTTTCCACTCAATCGGATCTCCCAATGGAACTTTCAATGTCACCATAGGACTCAGGGTACAACACTGTCCGGTCACAGAAAGAGGCAATTCCCAGAAAACAATCTGATCTTCATCCCCCCCGTGGGGCCTGCCTGCGATTCTTGCGCAAGAAAAGCATCATCAGGAAGCCAAAAACAAAGCCTCCCAGGTGAGCCCAGAAAGCAACCCCCGTCTCTCCTGCCCGGATGGAATAATACTGCAAAATGGCCCAGTAGGGCAGGTAAATGTAGGCTGGGACGTGAAAAATGAAAATGGGTGGCACGTAGGTGCGAATCCAGGCTTTTGGCAGGATCACCAGATAGGCACCGAGAACCGCTGCCACCGCCCCGGAAGCCCCCACCATCGAAACATAGGGATCTCCACCGAGAAAACCTTCAGCGAGGGCAGCAGCAACCCCTCCTGCCAGGTAAAACAGCAGGTAGCGAACAGACCCCAGATGGTCCTCAATGTTGTCGCCAAAGACCCACAGAAACCACATGTTGCCCAGCAGGTGCAGAAGACCTGCGTGCATGAACATCGATCCAAAGATGCTGATGGTGCCCTGTACAGGCTCTGCCACCAGCACCGCTGGAACAAAAATCAGGTAGGGCAACTGGTTTTCCAGCAGGTTCAGGCTTTTCTGGCCCAGGTACCCACCGGAAATCACAAACACCAGCACGAACACCAGAACATTGATTGCGATCAGCCAGCGGTTGACTTTCGCATGGTGGGTGACCAGATCAGAAAGTGGAAACATGCTTTTCAGTATCACAGGCAGGGATGCCTTGCGGTGGCATTTCGTTCACTCGGTCAGGCACACCCACTGAACACAAACCAGAGAGCCTGAACCAGAAGTCCAGGCTGCAATTCATCAGGGTCCGTTGTTCAGTCTTTGAGGAGCATCAGGCCCCGACCATCGAGAGAAGGTGCGGCATCAACAAGGTGTGGAACAAAACGGGAGGTGTTCTTGGTGATCAGGGTGTTGTCTTCCCGGATGCCAATTCCAGCACTTTCACCGCCAATCACCCAGCTTCCGATCACAGGGTAATTTCCAGAAAAGTCTGGTAAGGGCTGGTACTGCTGGTGCACCCAGGCTCCCATTCCATAATCTCCTGCAGAAGAAAGACCTGTGGGAAGTTCGATGTTCGCCCCTTCTCTGGAGTAGAGTGGTTTCCGCACACTGCTGGCCATTGGGGCAAAACTTGCAGGAAGCAGGTTCTCATGTCCTGGGAAGAGTTCCCAGAGGATCGGCAGGATGCCTTTGCAGGTGAGGATCAGTTTCCAGGCCGGTTCAATCCAGCGGGTTCCTGCATGAAACAGGTGCTGGGCGAAAGCCTCCTCGGCCATCCATTCCCAGGGGTAGAGCTTGAAGATGCGCTCGATGGG
Proteins encoded:
- a CDS encoding HD-GYP domain-containing protein — translated: MMTSHQMILLTDLLMSGKPRTRMTIIVVIFLLMLLTTALVFYTTGTRFVYVHLMYVPVVLGAVTFGIPGGLLFGLVAGLCIGPFMPLNTLTGEMQSVSGWGFRTLFFMLTGSVVGTFAALFKQRIRSAQGLAFKLAETYEQNLRTFVGLVESRDNETVGHCERVAYNAYQLGHKIGLSSEALDELYWAGLMHDLGKISVPEVILKKPGKLNDMEYALMRRHTIYGHDILHAVSPFFNTIAIGVRAHHEKYDGTGYPDGLSGENIPLFGRILAVVDVFEALTSHRTYRTPQSREEAMLYLKEHSGTHFDPVLVPAFIELVEKGEVMMADQETPSRIRRGPRGLVRQLEKTGVGSLP
- a CDS encoding rhomboid family intramembrane serine protease, yielding MFPLSDLVTHHAKVNRWLIAINVLVFVLVFVISGGYLGQKSLNLLENQLPYLIFVPAVLVAEPVQGTISIFGSMFMHAGLLHLLGNMWFLWVFGDNIEDHLGSVRYLLFYLAGGVAAALAEGFLGGDPYVSMVGASGAVAAVLGAYLVILPKAWIRTYVPPIFIFHVPAYIYLPYWAILQYYSIRAGETGVAFWAHLGGFVFGFLMMLFLRKNRRQAPRGG